Proteins from a single region of bacterium BMS3Abin08:
- a CDS encoding putative zinc ribbon domain protein — MKEVLDLLIALQDIDLSIVKRNKELKSIPLEINKYTTPLKKAESELEKEQDKLRSIEKRKTQKEIELQEIDDRIEKHKTRTGNIKSNKEYQAHLKEIERAEKERSRKEDEVLNLMEEVETVSGAISEKQQRIKAEKDELASIKATLDQRSAEIEKELEELKQKRSPLVEKINSEIYESYMNILQKTGGLAVAEAKDEVCLGCYMSIPPQLYVEIKSTTEILTCPQCDRFLYRKD, encoded by the coding sequence ATGAAAGAAGTTCTGGATCTTCTTATTGCTCTTCAGGACATCGACCTTTCCATTGTTAAGAGGAATAAAGAACTTAAAAGTATCCCCCTGGAGATAAACAAGTATACAACCCCCCTGAAAAAAGCGGAATCCGAGCTGGAGAAAGAGCAAGACAAGCTCAGATCCATAGAGAAGAGGAAGACGCAAAAAGAGATCGAGCTACAGGAGATCGATGATAGAATAGAGAAGCACAAGACCAGGACGGGTAATATAAAATCCAACAAGGAATATCAGGCCCACCTCAAGGAGATTGAAAGGGCAGAAAAGGAGAGATCCCGCAAAGAGGATGAAGTACTGAACTTGATGGAGGAGGTCGAAACCGTCTCCGGGGCTATATCAGAAAAACAACAGAGGATTAAGGCCGAAAAGGATGAACTTGCCTCAATAAAGGCCACCCTCGATCAGAGGAGTGCAGAGATTGAAAAAGAACTCGAGGAGCTGAAACAGAAGCGTTCCCCCCTGGTAGAGAAGATCAACAGTGAGATTTACGAAAGCTATATGAATATACTCCAGAAAACAGGCGGGCTTGCGGTGGCAGAAGCAAAGGATGAAGTCTGCCTTGGCTGTTACATGAGCATACCCCCTCAACTATACGTTGAAATAAAGTCGACCACCGAGATATTAACCTGTCCCCAATGTGACAGGTTTCTTTACAGGAAGGACTGA
- the rnhA gene encoding 14.7 kDa ribonuclease H-like protein: MLKAVIYSDGASSGNPGPAGIGAVLNIGERKITISEPIGEATNNIAEYKALIKALKTALEHNVRGVSILLDSELIEKQIKGAYRVKNRGLMPLFAEVNNLLGKFQHYSINHIPREKNKEADALAKKAVKTAIINKGAGEMVAPD, from the coding sequence ATGCTGAAAGCCGTTATCTACTCAGATGGCGCATCGAGTGGAAACCCCGGGCCCGCCGGTATTGGTGCGGTTCTGAATATCGGCGAGAGAAAGATAACCATTTCCGAACCGATAGGTGAAGCAACAAATAATATTGCAGAGTATAAGGCGCTTATTAAAGCACTAAAGACGGCCCTTGAACATAACGTCAGGGGAGTTAGCATCCTCCTTGACTCCGAGCTTATAGAGAAACAGATCAAAGGGGCGTACAGGGTGAAAAACAGGGGACTGATGCCCCTCTTTGCCGAGGTCAATAATCTCCTTGGAAAATTCCAGCATTACAGTATAAATCATATCCCGAGGGAGAAAAACAAAGAGGCTGACGCACTTGCAAAAAAGGCCGTTAAAACTGCAATAATAAATAAAGGAGCAGGTGAGATGGTCGCTCCCGACTAA